The following coding sequences are from one Eublepharis macularius isolate TG4126 chromosome 19, MPM_Emac_v1.0, whole genome shotgun sequence window:
- the LOC129346619 gene encoding uncharacterized protein LOC129346619 isoform X2, with product MDPVAFGVYTEFFTHVQSICYFLQNEAWQQRAQSTALRLTSASEDVARQLASTNQLAEETARVQNATLLSQERILQDGELLRQTLQDSSQGVRQAFRDLQDSAGEQRVVFAEIFNHVAFLHRFVVGKSSAVYSVLFHLLSVAAVLVLTSSQRTSGARCILLALVGASIYLESTICSLLMDNSEGGYDLMEESLSFWVGLSRWGFAVVGLAVAAYCIWSYKDPIRQSQEVLQSLRETQVEFQRLLQETERLLAERDLLLHGSEPRATSKASSDSGVPEQLSSLESKAEKTEGRVGRPQVAKVWASALKRRRHSLPHAARSPSRQQSQMCSEALAIPVPLEEVRQYNLRRHPAIPRPPSHV from the exons ATGGACCCCGTGGCGTTCGGCGTCTACACAGAGTTCTTCACTCATGTTCAGAGCATCTGCTACTTCCTGCAAAACGAGGCCTGGCAGCAGCGAGCCCAGTCCACCGCCCTCAG GCTGACCTCTGCTTCGGAAGACGTGGCCCGCCAACTGGCATCCACCAACCAGCTTGCTGAGGAGACTGCCCGTGTACAGAATGCCACCTTGCTTTCCCAAGAACGGATCCTGCAAGATGGAGAGCTGTTGCGACAGACACTGCAAGATTCCTCCCAAG GTGTCCGTCAGGCCTTCCGAGACTTGCAGGATTCGGCTGGTGAGCAGCGGGTAGTATTTGCCGAGATCTTCAACCATGTGGCGTTCCTGCACCGTTTTGTGGTGGGGAAGTCCAGCGCTGTCTACTCTGTCCTCTTCCACCTCCTGAGTGTGGCCGCTGTCCTTGTTTTGACCTCCAGCCAACGAACCTCAGGAGCACG aTGCATTTTACTGGCCTTGGTGGGAgccagcatttacctggaaagcACCATCTGCAGCCTTCTCATGGACAACTCAGAAGGGGGCTACGATTTGATG GAGGAAAGCCTCTCCTTCTGGGTTGGCTTGTCCCGCTGGGGGTTTGCTGTGGTGGGCTTAGCCGTGGCGGCTTACTGCATCTGGTCCTACAAGGACCCCATCAGGCAGAGCCAGGAGGTCCTGCAAAGCCTCCGAGAGAcccaggtggagttccagcgccTGCTCCAAGAAACAG AGAGGCTCTTAGCTGAGAGAGATCTACTGCTTCATGGCTCTGAGCCCCGTGCCACAAGTAAGGCATCTTCTGACTCAGGAGTCCCAGAGCAACTGTCCAGCTTGGAGTCCAAAGCTGAGAAGACGGAAGGCCGGGTTGGAAGGCCCCAAG TGGCAAAGGTGTGGGCCAGCGCCCTCAAGCGGAGACGACACTCCCTTCCCCACGCCGCTCGGTCTCCATCCCGCCAGCAGAGTCAGATGTGCAGTGAAGCGCTGGCAATCCCGGTGCCTCTGGAGGAG GTTCGGCAGTACAACCTTCGACGGCATCCAGCAATCCCTCGTCCTCCAAGCCATGTTTAA
- the GNL3L gene encoding guanine nucleotide-binding protein-like 3-like protein, producing MARHGKPRAPDPGRAGPASRRESRLRLAGPGGAAQRPPRSRALELEARRRLARQQQTSRWRDLEGLQRDALRRQRGFERKEMELKQLAECEGLEKDRPCTAYYREFRKVIEAADVILEVLDARDPQGCRCPQVEQAVMQAGAHKRLVLVLNKIDLVPKEIVAKWLKYLRNEFPAVAFKASTQQQSKNLQQSRVPVAQASGDLLSSGACVGADSLMKVLSNYCRNQDVRTAISVGVVGFPNVGKSSLINSLKRSRACSVGATPGVTKCLQEIQLDKHIKLLDCPGIVMAASSSDAAMILRNCIKIEQLVDPVTPVEAILKRCNQQQIMQHYGVPDFRDTVEFLAHLARRQGKLKKGGTPDLEKAAKAVLSDWTSGKIIYFTHPPETHTLPTHISAEIVAEMGKAFDFELLEQGNAEALAYMPSGPAGIAMEGLGLTCGEVEMEEEEGLSGYKQAESKMEEDGDPEFGLITVELKAKSKTLGVAEKAVPRAPDLKEIAALDPLQQGQGLQAASKRRKKQRKRAEKIATKLSASLTAAMNFSFTSDR from the exons GCGCTGGAGCTGGAGGCGCGGCGGCGCCTGGCGCGGCAGCAGCAGACGAGCCGGTGGCGGGACCTGGAAGGGCTGCAGAGGGACGCCCTGCGCAGGCAGCGGGGCTTCGAGCGGAAG GAGATGGAGCTGAAGCAGCTGGCGGAGTGTGAGGGGCTGGAGAAAGACCGCCCCTGCACGGCTTATTACAGGGAGTTCAGGAAG GTGATTGAAGCCGCTGACGTGATTTTGGAAGTCCTTGATGCTCGGGACCCCCAAGGCTGCCGCTGCCCCCAAGTGGAACAGGCTGTGATGCAGGCGGGAGCGCACAAGAGACTGGTCCTGGTATTGAACAAAATCG ATCTGGTGCCTAAAGAGATCGTTGCAAAATGGCTGAAGTATCTGAGGAACGAATTCCCCGCAGTCGCCTTCAAAGCCTCCACTCAGCAGCAGAGCAAAAACCTG cAACAGAGCCGCGTTCCAGTAGCTCAGGCCTCAGGTGACCTGCTTAGCAGTGGGGCTTGTGTCGGAGCTGACAGCCTCATGAAAGTGCTGTCTAATTACTGCCGAAACCAGGATGTCAGAACTGCCATCAGTGTCGGTGTTGTGG GCTTCCCAAATGTTGGCAAAAGCAGCTTAATCAACAGCTTGAAGAGGAGCCGGGCCTGCAGCGTTGGTGCCACTCCTGGAGTCACCAA GTGCCTGCAAGAAATTCAGCTTGACAAACACATCAAACTCCTGGACTGTCCAGGGATTGTCATGGCTGCTTCTTCCTCTGATGCTGCCATGATCCTACGAAATTGCATCAAGATAGAGCAGCTGGTTGACCCTGTGACCCCGGTGGAGGCCATCTTGAAACGGTGCAACCAGCAGCAG ATCATGCAGCACTATGGGGtaccagatttcagggatacggTGGAATTCCTGGCTCATTTGGCCAGGCGGCAAGGCAAGCTGAAGAAAGGAGGGACGCCCGACCTCGAGAAGGCAGCCAAAGCAGTGCTGAGTGACTGGACAAG TGGGAAGATCATCTACTTCACTCACCCGCCCGAGACCCACACACTCCCCACTCACATCAGCGCAGAGATCGTGGCAGAGATGGGGAAAGCCTTCGATTTCGAACTGCTGGAGCAAGGCAATGCGGAGGCCTTGGCAT ATATGCCCTCTGGCCCTGCAGGGATCGCAATGGAGGGCTTGGGCCTCACCTGTGGAGAagtggagatggaggaggaagagggactGTCCGGTTACAAACAAGCAGAGTCCAAGATGGAGGAAGACGGGGATCCAGAG TTTGGCCTCATAACAGTGGAGCTGAAAGCCAAGAGCAAGACTCTCGGGGTGGCTGAGAAAGCGGTGCCTAGAGCTCCAGACCTGAAGGAGATTGCTGCCTTAGACCCTCTGCAGCAGGGCCAGGGCTTGCAGGCTGCGAGCAAGAGGCGCAAGAAACAGCGAAAGAGAGCAG AGAAAATAGCCACCAAGCTCTCGGCCTCCTTGACAGCAGCCATGAATTTCAGCTTCACCAGTGACCGGTGA
- the LOC129346619 gene encoding uncharacterized protein LOC129346619 isoform X1 encodes MPRDSPRSRETMSVKKRESLGHSLTSLLMQTSPDPAGQESGKGFPPCAPPCSIRECTQDMDPVAFGVYTEFFTHVQSICYFLQNEAWQQRAQSTALRLTSASEDVARQLASTNQLAEETARVQNATLLSQERILQDGELLRQTLQDSSQGVRQAFRDLQDSAGEQRVVFAEIFNHVAFLHRFVVGKSSAVYSVLFHLLSVAAVLVLTSSQRTSGARCILLALVGASIYLESTICSLLMDNSEGGYDLMEESLSFWVGLSRWGFAVVGLAVAAYCIWSYKDPIRQSQEVLQSLRETQVEFQRLLQETERLLAERDLLLHGSEPRATSKASSDSGVPEQLSSLESKAEKTEGRVGRPQVAKVWASALKRRRHSLPHAARSPSRQQSQMCSEALAIPVPLEEVRQYNLRRHPAIPRPPSHV; translated from the exons ATGCCACGTGACTCTCCGCGATCACGCGAGACTATGAGCGTCAAGAAACGCGAGAGTTTGGGTCATTCCCTCACATCTCTCTTAATGCAAACCTCACCAGATCCGGCAGGACAAGA GTCTGGCAAGGGTTTCCCCCCCTGTGCCCCTCCCTGCTCTATCCGTGAATGCACGCAAGACATGGACCCCGTGGCGTTCGGCGTCTACACAGAGTTCTTCACTCATGTTCAGAGCATCTGCTACTTCCTGCAAAACGAGGCCTGGCAGCAGCGAGCCCAGTCCACCGCCCTCAG GCTGACCTCTGCTTCGGAAGACGTGGCCCGCCAACTGGCATCCACCAACCAGCTTGCTGAGGAGACTGCCCGTGTACAGAATGCCACCTTGCTTTCCCAAGAACGGATCCTGCAAGATGGAGAGCTGTTGCGACAGACACTGCAAGATTCCTCCCAAG GTGTCCGTCAGGCCTTCCGAGACTTGCAGGATTCGGCTGGTGAGCAGCGGGTAGTATTTGCCGAGATCTTCAACCATGTGGCGTTCCTGCACCGTTTTGTGGTGGGGAAGTCCAGCGCTGTCTACTCTGTCCTCTTCCACCTCCTGAGTGTGGCCGCTGTCCTTGTTTTGACCTCCAGCCAACGAACCTCAGGAGCACG aTGCATTTTACTGGCCTTGGTGGGAgccagcatttacctggaaagcACCATCTGCAGCCTTCTCATGGACAACTCAGAAGGGGGCTACGATTTGATG GAGGAAAGCCTCTCCTTCTGGGTTGGCTTGTCCCGCTGGGGGTTTGCTGTGGTGGGCTTAGCCGTGGCGGCTTACTGCATCTGGTCCTACAAGGACCCCATCAGGCAGAGCCAGGAGGTCCTGCAAAGCCTCCGAGAGAcccaggtggagttccagcgccTGCTCCAAGAAACAG AGAGGCTCTTAGCTGAGAGAGATCTACTGCTTCATGGCTCTGAGCCCCGTGCCACAAGTAAGGCATCTTCTGACTCAGGAGTCCCAGAGCAACTGTCCAGCTTGGAGTCCAAAGCTGAGAAGACGGAAGGCCGGGTTGGAAGGCCCCAAG TGGCAAAGGTGTGGGCCAGCGCCCTCAAGCGGAGACGACACTCCCTTCCCCACGCCGCTCGGTCTCCATCCCGCCAGCAGAGTCAGATGTGCAGTGAAGCGCTGGCAATCCCGGTGCCTCTGGAGGAG GTTCGGCAGTACAACCTTCGACGGCATCCAGCAATCCCTCGTCCTCCAAGCCATGTTTAA